From Leptodactylus fuscus isolate aLepFus1 chromosome 11, aLepFus1.hap2, whole genome shotgun sequence, one genomic window encodes:
- the TAP2 gene encoding antigen peptide transporter 2 produces the protein MSKTVSLCFPVLIFLLDSSLSWVTSGLIYKHYPAYYLGSVWLVYLSKAPILLLVANNLPRPQWIPSGRLYVLTLCLVPPLHQTLRFSLSSQAPELLSGFVCSLLYHLPPTLSCLLWDLASLVLSPKQISAGNGERNKQDKKNFIRLIKYSKDDWLPLCLAFTFLTLALTLEMSIPYYMGRVIDILSNNYKETEFLAAIFFMAFFSITSSFSAGCRGGFFIFCFSRLTRRLRIFLFRALVKQDIAFFETTKTGDLLSRLTSDTTVVSQSIARNVNITLRTLVKCIGHYAFMISLSWRLTLLTGLIIPFISFTQSLYNKYHQDLVRKVQDSIASSSDIAKEIVESAKTVQSFAAEDEEVQRYEDALKKTHELQTRRDMVRAVHLLAIRVINLFGQVLMLWFGHTLIQRGEISTGEMVSFILYQMETGDNVMGVIHMLSEITHSAGAASKVFQYLDREPQVSTSGSLSPDNLRGSFEFRNVTFSYPSRPDVPALQDVSFHLPSGKVTALVGPSGGGKTTCVSLLERFYEPQSGEILLDGRAIADYKHQYLHTKVALVAQEPVLFAGTVKENISYGLHEKSEEQIATAVKQAKAEKFIRDMEKGYDTDVGNSGAQLGSSQKQRIALARALARKPKLLILDEASSFLDVETEHEIQQSVQNIPGLALLIIAHRLRTVQTADQILVLEGGRVVERGSHEELVQKKGAYCKLLQNGN, from the exons ATGTCGAAAACGGTTTCCTTATGTTTTCCCGTTCTGATCTTCTTGCTGGACTCCTCTCTGAGTTGGGTCACATCCGGTCTGATCTACAAACATTATCCGGCCTACTATCTGGGCTCGGTATGGCTGGTGTATCTCAGTAAAGCTCCGATCCTCTTACTGGTGGCCAATAACCTGCCCCGTCCTCAGTGGATCCCTTCTGGCCGCCTCTATGTCCTCACCTTGTGCCTCGTCCCTCCTCTGCACCAGACCTTGAGGTTCTCCCTTAGCTCTCAGGCTCCAGAATTACTCTCAGGTTTCGTCTGCTCCCTCCTCTACCATCTGCCGCCAACATTGTCCTGTCTGCTTTGGGATCTGGCTTCACTTGTTCTATCGCCAAAACAGATCTCAGCTGGAAACGGAGAAAGAAATAAACAGGACAAGAAAAATTTTATCAGGCTCATAAAATATTCGAAAGACGACTGGCTGCCGCTGTGCTTGGCCTTTACGTTCCTGACTCTGGCGCTGACAC TTGAAATGTCGATTCCTTATTACATGGGCCGGGTTATTGATATTCTCTCCAACAATTACAAGGAAACCGAGTTCCTGGCGGCGATATTCTTCATGGCTTTCTTCTCCATAACCAG CTCTTTCTCCGCAGGCTGCCGAGGAGGTTTCTTTATCTTCTGTTTTTCTCGTCTCACCCGACGGTTACGGATCTTTCTCTTTCGTGCTCTTGTGAAACAGGATATCGCATTCTTTGAAACCACTAAGACAG GTGACCTCCTCTCTCGACTGACAAGTGACACGACCGTGGTCAGCCAGTCCATCGCTCGCAATGTGAACATCACCCTAAGAACGCTGGTGAAATGCATCGGCCATTACGCCTTCATGATCTCGCTGTCCTGGCGTCTCACACTCCTCACCGGACTCATCATCCCTTTTATATCGTTTACTCAAAGCCTGTACAATAAATATCACCAG GACCTGGTGAGGAAGGTGCAGGACTCCATCGCTAGCTCCAGTGATATCGCAAAAGAAATTGTGGAGTCGGCCAAGACTGTGCAGAGTTTTGCGGCTGAAGATGAGGAGGTGCAGCGATATGAAGATGCTCTCAAGAAAACGCACGAACTACAGACAAGGAGGGACATGGTCAGAGCCGTGCATCTCCTAGCCATAAGG GTCATTAATCTCTTTGGTCAGGTCCTCATGTTATGGTTTGGCCACACATTAATTCAAAGGGGTGAGATCAGCACCGGGGAGATGGTGTCCTTTATACTGTACCAGATGGAGACTGGAGACAACGTGATG GGCGTAATTCACATGCTCAGCGAGATCACTCACTCCGCAGGAGCCGCCAGTAAAGTGTTTCAGTACCTGGACCGGGAGCCGCAAGTCTCCACATCTGGATCTCTCAGCCCTGACAACTTACGCGGCAGCTTTGAGTTCAGGAACGTGACATTTTCTTACCCGTCTCGTCCGGACGTCCCTGCCTTACAG GACGTCTCTTTCCACCTTCCTTCTGGAAAGGTCACGGCTCTCGTGGGTCCTTCAGGAGGAGGTAAGACGACCTGCGTGTCTCTTCTGGAGAGATTCTACGAGCCGCAGAGCGGGGAAATCCTTCTAGACGGAAGAGCGATCGCTGACTATAagcaccagtacctgcacactaAG GTGGCCCTGGTGGCTCAGGAGCCCGTCCTGTTTGCTGGGACGGTGAAAGAAAATATAAGTTATGGACTCCATGAGAAAAGCGAAGAACAAATCGCAACAGCAGTAAAGCAAGCAAAGGCCGAAAAGTTCATCAGGGATATGGAGAAGGGCTATGATACAG ATGTCGGGAACAGTGGGGCTCAGCTTGGTTCCAGCCAGAAACAACGCATCGCCCTGGCCCGGGCTCTTGCACGGAAACCCAAGTTACTTATTCTGGATGAAGCTTCAAGTTTTTTGGATGTTGAGACCGAGCACGAG ATCCAGCAGTCTGTCCAGAATATTCCAGGTCTCGCTCTTCTGATCATCGCTCACCGGCTCCGGACTGTGCAAACTGCAGATCAGATTCTGGTCCTGGAGGGAGGTCGGGTGGTGGAACGTGGAAGTCATGAGGAGCTTGTACAGAAGAAAGGGGCCTACTGCAAACTCCTGCAGAATGGAAACTGA
- the LOC142184442 gene encoding uncharacterized protein LOC142184442 — protein sequence MEPMETQLPVASSITKPDLESSIKEGKSVIITIPVDDECKSPDVYVIPDTTPTKQKPEPVPDPMPHIKMSSRAVYMVSDTTIKQETKPELTPLTPRKTSSQGFYTTTDKTTTIKQETKPEMNPLPLTKLSSQGPESLKPTIIVNIDDDDDEDEHCGNKQLAHNGDENSADWIIQDVITPVESKSTQNQTGPVSVWYVKSVKVNNQNSPTGENKSSYVIEENLGAAEKKPVIKVEPHDPVIKVQGSSPPQQTSHKASGFQENKVIQNKPASAGSKFGAHHPDEIAINDDLIEELEEKIQVCPECSMCFTSVSDLETHMNSHKEGSSWICSECGKSYYTKSSLDRHHLTHLREKPLKCPECGKGFAKQNNFEMHLRLHAGEVLFPCTECEKLFNSKASCDRHIRAHKMERPHVCPQCGKGFLYNGCLIRHIRVHTGERPFPCPECGRCFRQTSALNRHVKTHSGEKPFDCSDCGKCFTHQSDLNRHKETHRRGQPFVQCAPTNESSLATYIIL from the exons ATGGAGCCTATGGAGACGCAGCTGCCTGTAG cCTCTTCCATTACAAAGCCAGACCTGGAGTCCAGCATCAAAGAAGGCAAATCCGTCATCATAACAATCCCGGTAGATGATGAATGCAAATCTCCAG ATGTTTATGTCATTCCTGATACGACACCAACAAAGCAGAAACCCGAGCCCGTGCCGGACCCTATGCCGCATATAAAGATGTCGTCACGAG CTGTTTATATGGTTTCTGACACGACCATAAAGCAAGAAACCAAACCTGAGCTGACTCCTCTGACGCCCAGAAAGACGTCCTCACAAG GTTTTTATACCACGACTGATAAGACGACAACAATAAAGCAAGAAACGAAACCAGAGATGAATCCTTTGCCGCTGACCAAGCTTTCCTCCCAAG GACCGGAGTCTTTAAAGCcgaccattatagtcaatatcgatgatgatgacgatgaagACGAGCATTGTGGAAATAAACAACTGGCACATAATGGAGATGAAAACTCTGCAG ACTGGATCATCCAAGACGTCATCACCCCGGTAGAATCCAAAAGTACCCAAAATCAGACTGGACCGGTCAGTGTGTGGTACGTGAAGAGCGTGAAGGTGAACAACCAAAACTCTCCAACGGGAGAAAACAAATCCTCATACGTCATAGAAGAGAACCTAGGGGCCGCTGAGAAGAAACCTGTCATTAAGGTTGAACCTCATGACCCTGTGATTAAGGTTCAGGGTTCGTCTCCGCCTCAGCAGACGTCCCACAAGGCCTCCGGGTTTCAGGAGAACAAGGTGATTCAGAACAAACCGGCGTCAGCCGGCTCCAAGTTTGGGGCGCATCACCCTGACGAAATAGCCATCAACGATGACCTGATTGAAGAGTTGGAAGAGAAGATCCAGGTCTGCCCCGAGTGCTCGATGTGCTTTACCTCGGTGTCCGATCTGGAGACGCACATGAACAGTCACAAGGAAGGAAGTTCCTGGATCTGCTCCGAGTGCGGGAAATCCTATTACACCAAGTCAAGTCTGGATCGACACCACCTAACACACCTGCGGGAGAAACCGCTCAAGTGTCCCGAGTGTGGCAAGGGTTTCGCCAAGCAGAATAATTTCGAGATGCACCTACGGCTCCACGCCGGGGAAGTGCTTTTTCCGTGCACCGAATGCGAAAAGTTGTTCAATTCCAAGGCCTCTTGCGACAGGCACATACGAGCGCACAAGATGGAGCGTCCACACGTCTGTCCTCAGTGCGGGAAAGGCTTTCTGTATAACGGATGCCTCATTCGGCATATCAGGGTTCACACCGGGGAACGGCCCTTTCCGTGCCCCGAATGCGGCAGATGTTTTCGGCAGACTTCGGCTCTTAATCGTCACGTGAAAACCCATTCGGGGGAGAAGCCGTTTGACTGCTCAGACTGCGGTAAATGTTTCACCCACCAGTCCGATCTAAACCGGCACAAGGAGACCCATCGGAGGGGACAACCGTTTGTACAGTGCGCGCCCACCAACGAAAGCTCTCTAGCCACCTACATTATTCTATAA